One window of the Diospyros lotus cultivar Yz01 chromosome 12, ASM1463336v1, whole genome shotgun sequence genome contains the following:
- the LOC127786972 gene encoding uncharacterized protein LOC127786972 isoform X2 produces MRSVSNEASDALACSFEQITFIDFVLFSFFDFIHIQISSSRRNCLFPSVSNIESMIYHICGLDHFFCKESSRQSGYGRLPQTHFVCGSPDHLNAPPPPTPPVPPAASAYFSPSSSGCRQSRGIDVQA; encoded by the exons ATGAGATCTGTCTCCAACGAAGCATCGGACGCTTTGGCCTGTTCTTTCGAACAGATAACCTTCAtagattttgttttgttttctttttttgatttcATACACATCCAGATTTCAAGCAGCAGGCGGAACTGCTTATTTCCAAGTGTCTCAAACATTGAATCAATGATTTACCACATTTGCG GTCTTGACCATTTCTTCTGCAAAGAAAGCTCAAGACAAAGCGGCTATGGTCGCTTACCACAGACCCACTTCGTCTGCGGATCCCCCGACCACCTTAATGCTCCTCCTCCCCCTACTCCACCTGTTCCCCCCGCTGCTAGTGCTTATTTCTCTCCCTCCTCCTCTG GTTGCAGACAAAGTCGAGGTATCGATGTACAAGCATGA
- the LOC127786972 gene encoding uncharacterized protein LOC127786972 isoform X1, which produces MRSVSNEASDALACSFEQITFIDFVLFSFFDFIHIQISSSRRNCLFPSVSNIESMIYHICGLDHFFCKESSRQSGYGRLPQTHFVCGSPDHLNAPPPPTPPVPPAASAYFSPSSSDKVEVSMYKHEPLKIIM; this is translated from the exons ATGAGATCTGTCTCCAACGAAGCATCGGACGCTTTGGCCTGTTCTTTCGAACAGATAACCTTCAtagattttgttttgttttctttttttgatttcATACACATCCAGATTTCAAGCAGCAGGCGGAACTGCTTATTTCCAAGTGTCTCAAACATTGAATCAATGATTTACCACATTTGCG GTCTTGACCATTTCTTCTGCAAAGAAAGCTCAAGACAAAGCGGCTATGGTCGCTTACCACAGACCCACTTCGTCTGCGGATCCCCCGACCACCTTAATGCTCCTCCTCCCCCTACTCCACCTGTTCCCCCCGCTGCTAGTGCTTATTTCTCTCCCTCCTCCTCTG ACAAAGTCGAGGTATCGATGTACAAGCATGAGCCACTCAAAATCATCATGTGA